A genomic window from Candidatus Thiocaldithrix dubininis includes:
- the mnmA gene encoding tRNA 2-thiouridine(34) synthase MnmA produces the protein MNTGKRVIVGLSGGVDSSVAALLLLEQGYQVEGLFMKNWEEDDTDEYCSAHVDLADAQSVADHLGIVLHTRNFASEYWDNVFTYFLAEYQAGRTPNPDIMCNKEIKFKAFLETAIDELGADYIATGHYARLGYAENGQVQMFKGVDANKDQTYFLYTLQQHQLKHSLFPVGELAKPAVRKLADQAGFKNARKKDSTGICFIGERKFRDFLQRFLPAQPGAIVTAEGKVIGQHHGLMYYTLGQRQGLGIGGLKDASEDPWFVVDKDLDNNHLIVAQGHQHDLLLKHYLVASQLHWVAGYAPAEHFTCSAKIRYRQQDEACEVHITAEQSAQVCFPQAQRAITPGQSIVFYQGDICLGGGIIDRMASTCPTR, from the coding sequence ATGAACACAGGTAAACGGGTTATTGTAGGGCTATCCGGTGGCGTCGACTCATCGGTTGCCGCTTTATTGCTATTAGAACAAGGCTATCAGGTTGAAGGCTTGTTTATGAAAAACTGGGAAGAGGACGATACGGATGAATATTGCTCTGCCCATGTGGATTTAGCCGATGCGCAATCGGTAGCCGATCACTTAGGCATTGTCTTACATACCCGTAATTTTGCTAGTGAATATTGGGATAATGTATTCACGTATTTTCTAGCCGAATACCAAGCCGGACGCACCCCTAACCCTGATATCATGTGCAATAAGGAAATTAAGTTTAAGGCATTTTTAGAAACTGCTATCGACGAGTTGGGCGCAGATTATATCGCCACAGGGCATTATGCACGGCTTGGCTATGCCGAAAATGGGCAAGTGCAAATGTTCAAAGGGGTTGATGCGAATAAAGACCAAACTTACTTTTTATACACGTTGCAACAACACCAATTAAAACACAGCTTATTTCCCGTTGGCGAATTGGCAAAACCAGCCGTGCGAAAACTGGCTGACCAAGCAGGCTTTAAAAATGCGCGTAAGAAAGACAGTACCGGCATTTGTTTTATTGGTGAGCGTAAATTTCGTGACTTTCTACAACGTTTTTTACCTGCGCAGCCCGGCGCAATTGTCACAGCAGAAGGCAAAGTAATTGGGCAACATCACGGCTTAATGTATTACACCTTGGGACAGCGCCAAGGCTTAGGCATTGGTGGTTTGAAAGATGCCAGCGAAGACCCGTGGTTTGTGGTGGATAAAGATTTAGACAACAACCACTTGATTGTGGCACAAGGGCATCAACACGATTTATTGCTTAAGCATTATCTAGTAGCCTCACAATTACATTGGGTAGCAGGCTACGCCCCCGCTGAGCATTTCACATGCAGTGCTAAAATTCGTTATCGCCAACAAGATGAAGCTTGTGAAGTGCATATAACCGCCGAGCAAAGCGCACAAGTGTGCTTCCCACAAGCGCAACGTGCCATTACCCCCGGTCAGTCTATTGTGTTTTATCAAGGGGATATTTGCTTAGGCGGCGGCATTATTGACCGTATGGCCAGCACTTGTCCGACCAGATAA
- a CDS encoding NUDIX hydrolase produces MVWKPRVTVASVIEQNGRFLMVEEEHHGQIVINQPAGHMEYGESLIDAAQRETLEETGWRVQPDALLGVFHMQRPDQDRVYLRFTFSGYVLEHINDFNLDPDILRTHWLTEAEIRDTSRFTVRSDLVLRSIDAYKAGIRYPLDMLHYFQTDNS; encoded by the coding sequence ATGGTCTGGAAACCTCGTGTGACGGTTGCGAGTGTCATTGAGCAAAACGGTCGCTTTTTAATGGTTGAAGAAGAACATCATGGGCAGATTGTAATTAACCAGCCCGCCGGTCATATGGAATACGGCGAAAGCTTAATTGATGCAGCCCAACGGGAGACGTTAGAGGAAACGGGCTGGCGTGTTCAGCCGGACGCTCTATTGGGTGTATTCCATATGCAACGCCCGGATCAAGATCGTGTCTATTTGCGTTTTACCTTTAGCGGTTATGTGTTGGAGCATATTAATGATTTCAACCTCGACCCGGATATTTTACGCACTCATTGGCTCACAGAAGCCGAAATTCGTGATACCTCCCGCTTTACGGTACGTAGCGACTTAGTATTACGTTCCATCGACGCTTATAAAGCTGGCATTCGTTATCCTTTAGATATGTTGCATTACTTTCAAACAGACAATTCATGA
- a CDS encoding PhoH family protein codes for MNLSGQFDQHLKQIENRLGVDISNRGNLFQISGSPSAVQQTINVLQDLYRETAESVLNPEAVHLFLQEANLEKIEANTADDVKIRTRKGYIKPKGLAQSQYIQNIRTHDVTFGIGPAGTGKTWLAVACAVEALERDEVRRLVLVRPAVEAGERLGFLPGDLSQKIDPYLRPMYDALYEMLGIEKVNKLIERNVIEVAPLAYMRGRTLNDAFILLDEAQNTTTEQMKMFLTRLGFGSSAVITGDITQIDLPRQQKSGLKQAVEILEGVKGISFNWFSGRDVVRHKLVQRIVEAYEHHAPTD; via the coding sequence ATGAACTTGTCTGGTCAGTTTGACCAGCATTTAAAACAAATCGAAAATCGGCTAGGTGTGGATATTAGCAATCGAGGTAATTTATTCCAAATCAGCGGCTCGCCCAGCGCTGTGCAACAAACCATTAATGTCTTGCAAGATTTGTATCGGGAAACCGCCGAGAGCGTGTTAAACCCTGAAGCCGTGCATTTGTTCTTGCAAGAAGCGAACTTAGAGAAAATTGAAGCCAATACAGCGGATGATGTCAAAATTCGCACACGTAAAGGCTATATCAAACCTAAAGGGCTGGCACAAAGCCAGTACATTCAAAATATCCGCACTCACGATGTCACTTTTGGCATTGGGCCCGCCGGAACAGGTAAAACATGGTTAGCAGTCGCTTGTGCGGTTGAAGCCTTGGAACGCGATGAAGTCCGCCGTTTGGTGTTAGTGCGTCCCGCTGTGGAAGCGGGTGAACGTTTAGGCTTCTTACCCGGTGACTTAAGTCAGAAAATTGACCCATATTTACGCCCGATGTATGACGCATTATACGAAATGCTCGGCATTGAAAAGGTTAATAAACTGATTGAACGAAATGTGATTGAGGTCGCACCGTTAGCCTATATGCGGGGTCGTACCTTAAATGATGCCTTTATTTTGTTAGATGAAGCGCAAAATACCACCACAGAACAAATGAAAATGTTTCTGACGCGTTTAGGTTTTGGCTCATCGGCGGTGATTACCGGTGACATTACGCAAATTGACTTGCCACGCCAACAAAAATCCGGCTTAAAACAAGCGGTCGAGATTTTAGAAGGGGTGAAAGGTATTAGTTTTAACTGGTTTAGCGGGCGCGATGTGGTGCGGCATAAACTGGTACAACGCATTGTAGAAGCTTACGAACATCATGCCCCTACAGATTGA
- the ybeY gene encoding rRNA maturation RNase YbeY, which produces MPLQIDLQVETSLGALPSEADFNHWAQVVWDESDAGVVLRIVDNEESQTLNRDYREKDYPTNVLSFPYDPPPMPLEIDEVDYLGDLIMCAPVVLREAQEQGKTLSQHWAHLLIHGLLHLQGYDHITDTEAEEMEGLEIQLLAKLGFPNPYQ; this is translated from the coding sequence ATGCCCCTACAGATTGATTTACAAGTAGAAACTTCACTAGGTGCTTTGCCTAGTGAAGCCGATTTTAATCACTGGGCGCAAGTCGTTTGGGATGAAAGCGATGCGGGCGTGGTCTTGCGTATTGTGGATAATGAGGAAAGCCAAACGCTGAATCGGGATTATCGCGAAAAAGATTACCCGACCAATGTATTATCGTTTCCTTATGATCCGCCACCTATGCCTTTAGAAATAGATGAAGTGGATTATTTGGGTGATTTAATTATGTGTGCGCCCGTCGTGCTGCGTGAAGCGCAGGAACAGGGGAAAACCCTAAGCCAACATTGGGCGCACCTATTAATTCATGGCTTGTTACATTTGCAAGGTTATGACCATATAACGGATACGGAAGCTGAAGAGATGGAGGGTTTAGAAATCCAACTCTTGGCTAAACTGGGTTTTCCAAATCCTTATCAATAA
- a CDS encoding transporter associated domain-containing protein, giving the protein MKSEIGESRPRPRWKQWLVEKLDLNSQSHADIMQALQKINEKHILPDQTIGMLQGVLGYGNLVAQDIMIPRSQVDFIHTQDAFDAILRKVTESGHSRYPVLDNEHNRVLGILLAKDLLKYSGREQSFYLQQVLRPVLMIPESQRLPTLLDDFRNSGTHMAVVIDEYSSVAGIITFEDVLEQIVGEIDDEYDMADVEIDHVKPQADGRYLVEASTPIAEVNEVLGTSFDTDEYDTIAGILIDELGKIPQQGEEVKLNGFVFRIIAGDNRRIALLEVEREPEDIAA; this is encoded by the coding sequence ATGAAAAGCGAGATAGGTGAGTCGCGACCTCGACCGCGATGGAAACAATGGCTAGTAGAAAAACTCGATTTAAATTCACAAAGCCATGCAGATATTATGCAAGCCCTGCAAAAAATTAATGAAAAACACATTTTGCCGGATCAAACCATTGGCATGTTACAGGGCGTATTGGGGTACGGTAATTTAGTCGCACAAGACATTATGATTCCGCGCTCTCAAGTTGATTTTATTCATACGCAAGATGCATTTGATGCTATTTTGCGAAAAGTAACTGAAAGCGGGCATTCACGCTATCCTGTGTTAGACAACGAACACAATCGTGTATTGGGTATTTTATTAGCCAAGGATTTGCTGAAATATAGCGGGCGCGAACAAAGCTTTTACTTACAACAAGTCTTGCGCCCCGTGTTAATGATTCCCGAAAGCCAACGATTACCCACTTTATTGGATGATTTTCGTAATTCCGGCACGCATATGGCAGTGGTGATTGACGAATATTCCAGTGTTGCAGGCATTATCACCTTTGAAGATGTATTAGAACAAATCGTCGGCGAAATTGATGATGAATACGACATGGCGGACGTGGAAATCGACCATGTTAAACCCCAAGCCGATGGGCGTTATCTGGTTGAAGCCAGCACACCGATTGCAGAAGTCAATGAAGTGCTAGGTACAAGCTTCGACACAGATGAATATGACACAATTGCTGGAATTTTGATTGATGAACTTGGCAAAATTCCGCAACAAGGTGAAGAGGTCAAACTCAACGGCTTTGTGTTTCGTATTATCGCAGGCGACAACCGTCGCATTGCCTTATTAGAAGTCGAACGCGAACCGGAAGATATCGCAGCTTAA
- a CDS encoding RDD family protein, translating to MSEPVSFGRRMGAVLYDTLLVGGSLIIIGGILSTILARSLGVEYLVPDSLPARLMQLIYLAMAFAFFGWFWTHGGQTLGMRAWKIRVVDLNNQPLTWTQAGMRFFWSLISWMVFGLGYVWALFDPEQLTLHDRMSKTRLVRVADNKTKK from the coding sequence ATGTCTGAACCTGTAAGCTTTGGACGGCGCATGGGCGCTGTATTGTACGACACGCTATTAGTCGGCGGCAGCCTAATCATCATTGGTGGTATTCTCTCCACTATACTCGCTCGTAGCTTAGGCGTTGAATACCTTGTTCCCGACAGCCTACCTGCTCGCCTTATGCAATTAATTTATCTTGCAATGGCATTCGCATTCTTTGGTTGGTTCTGGACACACGGCGGGCAAACGTTGGGAATGCGGGCATGGAAAATTCGCGTGGTCGATCTCAATAATCAACCTCTCACTTGGACACAAGCGGGCATGCGCTTTTTTTGGAGTCTAATCAGTTGGATGGTATTCGGTTTAGGCTATGTCTGGGCATTATTCGATCCTGAGCAATTAACCCTACATGACCGTATGTCAAAGACACGTTTGGTCAGAGTGGCGGATAATAAAACTAAAAAGTAA
- the epmB gene encoding EF-P beta-lysylation protein EpmB yields MEIASLIPRILQAQWQRELAQAIRDPLVLMQQLNLTPAQTSLAAAQQFRLVVPQSYLARIRPSDWYDPLLRQVLPLSDELNVVDGYAHDPVGDQYASVADGVLHKYQGRVLLVTTGACAIHCRYCFRRHFPYQAANPLKDEWSSALTYIREHTDVQEVILSGGDPLTLSDERLAYLFKALNTIPHVKRIRLHTRLPVVLPSRIDDSFLALIQQQAQQMVMVLHVNHAQELAASDVTQALQALKATKLTLLNQSVLLRGVNDSAQTLIELSNALFAQGVLPYYLHVLDQVAGAAHFHVPDTEAIALIQQVRHALPGFLVPKLVRETAGEASKTPLEMA; encoded by the coding sequence ATGGAAATAGCAAGCCTCATTCCCCGCATACTGCAAGCCCAATGGCAACGCGAGTTAGCACAAGCGATTCGTGACCCGCTTGTTTTAATGCAGCAATTAAACCTAACGCCTGCGCAAACGAGCCTTGCAGCCGCGCAGCAATTTCGCTTAGTCGTGCCGCAAAGTTATCTTGCACGCATTCGCCCAAGCGATTGGTACGATCCCCTATTACGCCAAGTATTGCCCTTAAGTGACGAACTGAACGTAGTAGACGGCTATGCACATGACCCCGTGGGTGATCAATATGCCAGTGTGGCGGACGGCGTATTGCATAAATACCAAGGGCGCGTGCTCTTAGTCACGACCGGCGCATGTGCCATTCATTGCCGCTATTGCTTCCGCCGCCATTTTCCGTATCAAGCCGCTAACCCCTTAAAAGACGAATGGAGCAGTGCCTTAACTTACATTCGTGAACATACGGATGTGCAAGAAGTCATTCTTAGCGGTGGCGACCCTTTAACGCTGTCAGATGAACGTTTAGCTTATTTATTTAAGGCATTAAACACGATTCCACATGTGAAACGTATTCGGCTGCATACCCGCTTACCCGTAGTACTGCCTTCGCGCATTGATGACAGTTTCTTAGCCTTAATTCAACAACAAGCGCAGCAAATGGTAATGGTATTGCATGTCAACCATGCGCAAGAGCTTGCCGCCAGCGACGTCACTCAAGCATTACAAGCGCTCAAAGCCACTAAGCTCACCTTATTAAACCAAAGCGTCTTATTGCGCGGGGTAAACGATTCTGCTCAGACCTTAATTGAATTAAGCAATGCGTTATTTGCTCAAGGGGTGTTGCCGTATTACTTGCATGTATTGGATCAAGTGGCGGGGGCAGCACATTTTCATGTACCAGATACCGAAGCGATTGCACTCATCCAACAAGTCCGCCATGCCCTACCCGGCTTTTTAGTGCCCAAACTGGTACGTGAAACGGCGGGCGAAGCGTCAAAAACACCATTGGAAATGGCGTAA
- a CDS encoding C40 family peptidase, with protein sequence MSNLKIALYLSAATACLSGCSALGASAHTANYRAPTYTPPNNNQLWVNYRPQMNQARVYQANYQTNQYAVQPQFMRASFRPQTHYQTQSQFNSGFPFRQMAEPADAPARRALMAQAHQALGVRYKYGGNSPGEGFDCSGLTSFVYKNGNGISLPRTAAEQSRATRPVPANDLRPGDLVFFRTSGAGVNHVGIYRGRGEFIHAATGGGRVMVGNLSDNYWQQRLVKFGRVLA encoded by the coding sequence ATGAGTAATTTAAAGATTGCTCTGTATTTGAGTGCAGCTACCGCATGCTTAAGCGGCTGTTCTGCCTTAGGCGCATCGGCGCATACCGCCAATTATCGCGCACCGACTTATACTCCTCCGAATAACAATCAACTGTGGGTCAATTACCGCCCCCAAATGAATCAAGCACGGGTTTATCAAGCCAATTACCAAACCAATCAATATGCTGTGCAACCGCAATTTATGCGTGCATCGTTTCGCCCGCAAACTCATTACCAGACACAATCACAATTTAATAGCGGGTTTCCATTTCGACAAATGGCAGAACCTGCGGATGCCCCTGCACGTCGGGCATTAATGGCACAGGCTCATCAAGCCTTAGGTGTGCGTTATAAGTACGGTGGCAATTCACCGGGTGAAGGCTTCGATTGCAGCGGCTTGACTAGTTTTGTGTATAAAAATGGCAATGGCATTAGTTTACCGCGCACGGCTGCCGAACAAAGCCGCGCCACTCGCCCCGTGCCTGCCAATGATTTACGTCCCGGCGATTTAGTCTTTTTCCGCACCAGTGGCGCGGGCGTTAATCATGTGGGTATCTATCGCGGACGCGGTGAATTCATTCATGCTGCTACCGGCGGTGGGCGCGTCATGGTGGGTAATTTAAGCGATAACTATTGGCAACAACGCTTGGTTAAATTTGGACGGGTGCTAGCCTAA
- a CDS encoding TusE/DsrC/DsvC family sulfur relay protein encodes MLQAAITIDEMFPKAEPVMRPPLPHLKTTKTYQYIRQQAQRQGLTLSMAHMQVIDFVLDFYEHCDDCQNARQLADLMQAEFAEQGGRKYLYQLFPNGPLNTIHDLANLPDLNHQRDKSFGTRW; translated from the coding sequence ATGTTACAAGCTGCAATTACTATTGACGAAATGTTCCCCAAAGCTGAACCCGTCATGCGTCCCCCCTTGCCTCATTTGAAAACCACCAAAACCTATCAGTACATTCGCCAACAAGCCCAACGACAGGGGTTAACGCTAAGCATGGCGCATATGCAAGTAATCGACTTTGTTTTGGATTTTTATGAACACTGCGATGACTGCCAAAATGCGCGGCAACTCGCCGATCTCATGCAAGCCGAATTTGCCGAGCAAGGCGGACGTAAATATTTATATCAACTGTTCCCTAATGGTCCTTTGAATACTATTCATGACTTAGCCAACCTGCCGGATTTAAATCACCAACGTGATAAAAGTTTTGGCACACGTTGGTAA
- a CDS encoding primosomal protein N' (replication factor Y) - superfamily II helicase: MAETTTKQQHFPCEQCGADLEYKPGTETLVCSYCGHTNLIKPKAVTIQEYSFTQALRAMQQAKLRPLDNEQVIKCPNCAAIFELSTNRNAGHCPFCGTPVVTGTEEIRLFQPKSLLPFVINEKQAHSSFDRWISGLWFAPSALKNKAKRDERLLGIYVPYWTYDSHTDSYYRGERGTIYYEQEMVTVMVDGRPQQQTRQVAKIRWTPVSGRIRLFFDDVLVGATNTLPRAILDRLEPWDLNNLVPYDESYISGFQSEIYQVDLDEGFEQARGIMDNRIYNAVLQDIGGDQQRVHDIQTEHSGTTFKHLLLPVWSAAFKFNDKTYRFVINGRNGKTQGERPYSVVKIAFAILFGLAVVAGGLYTADRAGLLDQSSTSTTPYPYSYQRSTNPYTQPSYRTQPYQYDSPYRTPQKPYTTPKNSTRRTNPNNRSY; encoded by the coding sequence ATGGCGGAAACCACAACAAAACAGCAGCATTTTCCCTGTGAACAATGCGGCGCAGACTTGGAATATAAGCCGGGTACGGAAACCTTGGTGTGTAGCTATTGCGGGCACACCAATTTAATCAAACCGAAAGCGGTTACTATTCAAGAATATAGCTTTACGCAAGCATTGCGTGCCATGCAACAAGCTAAACTGCGCCCGTTGGATAATGAGCAAGTCATTAAATGCCCGAATTGTGCAGCAATTTTTGAACTCAGTACCAACCGTAATGCGGGGCATTGCCCCTTTTGTGGTACGCCCGTGGTAACGGGTACAGAAGAAATTCGCTTATTCCAACCTAAATCCTTACTGCCATTCGTCATTAACGAAAAACAAGCTCACAGCTCGTTTGATCGTTGGATTAGTGGCTTATGGTTTGCACCCTCAGCCTTAAAAAATAAAGCCAAACGAGATGAACGTCTATTAGGCATTTATGTGCCGTATTGGACGTATGATAGCCATACGGATTCGTATTATCGTGGCGAACGCGGCACGATTTATTACGAGCAAGAAATGGTGACGGTTATGGTAGATGGTCGCCCACAACAACAAACACGACAAGTGGCAAAAATCCGTTGGACGCCGGTGAGTGGGCGTATTCGCTTATTCTTCGACGATGTATTAGTCGGTGCAACCAATACCTTACCCCGTGCTATTTTAGATCGGCTCGAACCTTGGGACTTGAACAACCTTGTACCTTATGACGAAAGCTATATCAGCGGTTTTCAAAGCGAAATTTATCAGGTCGATTTAGACGAAGGTTTTGAACAAGCACGCGGCATTATGGATAACCGAATTTATAATGCCGTTCTGCAAGATATTGGCGGCGATCAACAGCGTGTGCATGATATCCAGACCGAACATTCCGGCACAACGTTTAAGCATCTATTGCTGCCCGTTTGGTCGGCGGCATTCAAGTTTAATGACAAAACCTATCGCTTTGTCATTAATGGGCGCAACGGCAAAACCCAAGGCGAGCGCCCGTATAGTGTGGTTAAAATTGCCTTTGCCATTCTATTTGGTTTAGCCGTCGTCGCAGGCGGTTTATATACAGCAGACCGTGCAGGCTTGCTTGATCAAAGTAGTACTAGCACTACACCTTATCCATATAGCTATCAACGTTCTACAAATCCGTATACACAACCTAGCTATCGCACCCAGCCTTATCAATACGATTCGCCGTATCGTACGCCGCAAAAACCTTATACAACACCTAAGAATTCGACACGGCGTACCAACCCCAACAACCGATCTTATTGA
- a CDS encoding SPFH domain-containing protein, whose protein sequence is MGLWDKLMGEFVDVIEWTDNTSDTMVYRFDRHGNEIKYGAKLTVRETQVAIFVNEGQVADVLGPGMYVLETKNLPLLSTLQHWDHGFQSPFKAEVYFFNMRQFTNLKWGTRNPVMLRDAEFGPVRLRAFGTYAMRIDDPRKFMQEILGTDGQFSVEEISDQLRNIIVSRFSNIVGAANIPVLDLAGNYDQLGQFVTQKIAPEFQSYGLKLTSILVENISLPEEVEKALDKRSSMGVLGNLDNYLQYQAAENMGNGNGNAAMDMGLGLAMANKMADAFNRPTTPAAAPPPLPDSNWHVALAQQSSGPHSMPQLQQMARSGQLKPDTLVWQPGMANWQKASETSLNSLFAGQTPPPLPPV, encoded by the coding sequence ATGGGACTTTGGGATAAATTAATGGGTGAATTTGTTGATGTTATCGAGTGGACCGATAACACCAGCGATACAATGGTTTACCGCTTTGATCGTCACGGTAATGAAATTAAATACGGTGCAAAGTTAACCGTGCGCGAAACGCAAGTCGCTATCTTTGTCAACGAAGGGCAAGTAGCGGATGTACTAGGACCGGGCATGTATGTGCTGGAGACTAAAAACTTACCGTTATTGTCGACCTTGCAACATTGGGATCATGGCTTCCAAAGCCCATTTAAGGCGGAAGTGTATTTCTTCAATATGCGTCAATTTACCAACCTAAAATGGGGCACGCGTAATCCGGTTATGTTGCGTGATGCTGAATTTGGTCCCGTGCGCTTACGTGCGTTTGGTACTTATGCCATGCGCATTGATGATCCCCGTAAATTCATGCAAGAAATTCTCGGCACAGATGGGCAATTCAGTGTCGAAGAAATCAGCGATCAATTACGTAATATCATTGTCTCGCGCTTTAGTAATATTGTGGGTGCTGCCAATATTCCGGTGCTGGATTTAGCGGGTAACTATGATCAACTAGGTCAATTTGTTACCCAGAAAATCGCCCCTGAATTCCAATCTTATGGTCTAAAACTGACCAGCATTCTGGTTGAAAATATTTCGCTACCAGAAGAAGTTGAAAAAGCCCTCGATAAACGTTCTAGCATGGGTGTGTTGGGTAATTTAGACAATTATCTGCAATACCAAGCCGCTGAAAATATGGGCAATGGTAATGGCAATGCCGCAATGGATATGGGCTTAGGCTTAGCAATGGCAAATAAAATGGCGGATGCCTTTAATCGCCCCACCACACCTGCCGCTGCCCCACCGCCGTTACCGGATAGCAATTGGCATGTCGCATTAGCTCAGCAATCTAGCGGACCGCATAGTATGCCGCAATTGCAGCAAATGGCACGCAGCGGACAATTAAAACCCGATACCTTAGTTTGGCAACCGGGCATGGCTAATTGGCAAAAAGCCAGCGAAACGAGCTTAAATAGCTTATTTGCAGGGCAAACACCGCCCCCACTCCCCCCGGTATAA
- a CDS encoding toxic anion resistance protein yields the protein MNEPQVSTITQTTPAIVPGTELAPLPEVTTELVAYTAAPDPKKQELEQLIAEIDMDDRSSIMFFGTKTQEQMTTISEKMLNGVKNKDLGAAGKSLTHMITAIKGFNIDELNPAHEPSWWEKLIGKAKPIQEFISQYEDVRKQIESITDEMEAHKTQLLTDVVTLDKLYEANLDFFHRLESYIAAGEEKLRRLDSQDVPALEAKVAAAPEDMVLAQSLRDLRSARDDLERRVHDLRLTRQVAMQSLPSIRLVQENDKTLINKINSTLINTVPLWKNQLAQAVTILRMSDAAKVVKEANDLTNDLLEKNAETLRMGNAEVRKQMERGVFDIESVKKANVALIETINDSLRIADEGKAMRAKAEAELKVMESELRQTLISAKARENNPATRSGV from the coding sequence ATGAATGAGCCACAAGTTAGCACGATTACCCAAACTACCCCCGCCATTGTACCCGGCACAGAACTAGCGCCTTTACCTGAAGTTACCACTGAATTGGTTGCCTATACCGCCGCGCCTGATCCTAAAAAACAAGAATTGGAACAGTTGATTGCGGAAATTGATATGGATGACCGCAGCAGCATTATGTTTTTTGGCACTAAAACCCAAGAACAAATGACCACTATTTCCGAAAAAATGTTGAATGGGGTAAAGAATAAAGATTTAGGCGCGGCTGGTAAATCACTAACGCATATGATTACGGCGATTAAAGGCTTCAATATTGATGAATTGAATCCAGCGCACGAACCCAGTTGGTGGGAAAAGTTAATTGGTAAAGCTAAACCGATTCAAGAATTTATTAGTCAGTATGAGGATGTGCGCAAACAAATCGAATCCATTACCGATGAAATGGAAGCGCATAAAACCCAATTACTGACCGATGTTGTCACCTTAGACAAATTATACGAAGCCAATTTGGATTTTTTCCATCGCTTAGAAAGCTATATTGCCGCAGGCGAAGAAAAGTTACGCCGTTTAGATAGCCAAGATGTTCCCGCACTGGAGGCGAAAGTCGCGGCTGCGCCTGAAGATATGGTATTAGCGCAAAGTTTGCGGGATTTACGCAGCGCCCGCGATGATTTAGAACGTCGTGTGCATGATTTACGCTTAACCCGCCAAGTCGCCATGCAAAGTTTGCCTAGCATTCGTTTAGTGCAAGAAAACGATAAAACCTTAATTAATAAAATTAACTCTACTTTAATCAACACTGTGCCATTATGGAAAAACCAATTGGCGCAGGCGGTTACCATTTTACGCATGAGTGACGCAGCAAAAGTGGTAAAAGAAGCGAATGACTTAACCAATGATTTATTAGAAAAAAACGCCGAAACCTTACGTATGGGCAATGCCGAAGTGCGTAAACAAATGGAACGCGGCGTGTTTGATATTGAATCGGTGAAAAAGGCGAATGTGGCGCTGATTGAAACCATTAACGATTCCTTACGCATTGCTGACGAAGGCAAAGCCATGCGCGCCAAAGCTGAAGCCGAATTGAAAGTCATGGAAAGCGAATTACGTCAAACCTTAATTTCCGCAAAAGCACGCGAAAATAATCCAGCGACACGCTCAGGAGTATAA